From a region of the Takifugu flavidus isolate HTHZ2018 chromosome 18, ASM371156v2, whole genome shotgun sequence genome:
- the tbc1d16 gene encoding TBC1 domain family member 16, protein MSLGRLLRRASSKASDLLTFNPGAGGTAARSGLDGEIIFSKNNVCVHPAEPVPGLPEHHPGYLCVHTEKDESLGTTLILTWVPNSRIQRQDEEALRYITPESSPVRRNARRRGRRPHSRHPAAQEEEEDEERHLSSRSPANGHSLAAEAGADPPSSQQRLLSAGDEGDEGSCELSDEVSRDSTMGSDSDTFSSPFCLSPVSEALCESSSVFLDGESRELCEEAMTQSVSSASSLDSHAPSEGSGQALGARWEEQQKVLALEQLCGVFRVDLGHMRSLRLFFSDDACTSGQLVIASRESQYKILHFHHAGLDKLAEVFQQWRCCRETQLKDQVSAEKSCMQFCIQRPALPSAEAHPEEKLYRRLDVSIWLRHLNQSGQVEEEYKLRKAIFFGGIDPSIRGEVWPFLLHYYSYDSTSQEREAWRLQKRTHYHDIQQRRLSMSPEEHSEFWRKVEFTVDRDVVRTDRSNSFFRGENNPNVEIMRRILLNYAVFNPDMGYCQGMSDLVAPLLTEIQDESDTFWCFVGLMENTIFISSPRDEDMERQLMYLRELLRLMLPRFHQHLLRLGEDGLQLLFCHRWILLCFKREFPDTEALRMWEACWAHYQTDYFHLFLCVAIICLYGEDVTEQQLATDQMLLHFSNLSMHMNGELVLRKARSLLYQFRLLPRIPCSLHDLCKLCGPGMWDSRYIPTVECSGEHPDSQSCPYGGTSTPQPSTPTSTPTPSPSPNSTTTPPPLGKKGSKARDIFTFRKPS, encoded by the exons ATGTCTCTGGGTCGGCTGCTGCGGCGCGCCTCCTCCAAGGCCTCCGACctcctgacctttaaccctggggctggggGCACGGCGGCGCGTTCAGGACTGGATGGCGAGATCATCTTCTCCAAAAACAATGTTTGCGTGCACCCTGCAGAGCCCGTGCCCGGCCTCCCCGAGCACCACCCAG GCTATCTGTGCGTGCACACAGAGAAGGATGAGAGTCTGGGCACGACCCTGATTCTGACCTGGGTGCCCAACTCCCGCATCCAGAGACAAGATGAAGAAGCGCTGCGCTACATCACACCGGAGAGCTCTCCTGTGCGCAGGAATGCACGCCGGCGAGGTCGAAG GCCACACTCTCGTCACCCAGCAgcccaggaggaagaggaggacgaggagagacACCTTTCGAGCAGGTCCCCGGCGAACGGCCACAGTCTAGCGGCAGAGGCGGGGGCGGACCCCCCCTCGTCTCAGCAGCGGCTGCTGTCGGCCGGAGACGAGGGGGACGAAGGATCCTGCGAGCTGTCAGACGAAGTGAGCCGGGACAGCACCATGGGTTCGGATTCGGACACTTTCTCGTCGCCATTCTGCCTGTCCCCTGTCAGCGAGGCCCTCTGCGAAAGCAGCTCTGTCTTCTTGGACGGTGAAAGCAG gGAGCTGTGCGAGGAGGCCATGACCCAGTCCGTCAGTTCAGCTTCCAGCCTGGACAGCCACGCCCCCTCCGAGGGCAGCGGCCAGGCGCTGGGGGCGCggtgggaggagcagcagaaggtgtTGGCCCTGGAGCAGTTGTGTGGCGTTTTCAGGGTGGACCTGGGTCACATGAGGTCGCTGAGGCTCTTCTTCAG CGACGACGCCTGTACGAGCGGGCAGCTGGTGATAGCCAGCAGAGAGAGCCAGTATAAGATCCTTCACTTTCATCACGCCGGCCTGGACAAGCTGGCTGAAGTCTTCCAACAGTGGAGGTGCTGCAGGGAAACTCAGCTCAAAGACCAG GTGTCTGCTGAGAAATCCTGCATGCAGTTCTGCATCCAGAGGCCCGCCCTGCCTTCAGCTGAAGCCCACCCAGAGGAGAAGCTGTACCGAAGGCTGGACGTTAGCATCTGGCTGCGCCACCTCAACCAGAGCGGTCAGGTGGAGGAAGAGTATAAGCTACGCAAG gCCATTTTCTTCGGTGGGATTGACCCTTCCATCCGCGGGGAGGTCTGGCCGTTCCTCCTACACTACTACAGCTATGATTCCACCTCTCAGGAGAGGGAGGCCTGGAGGCTGCAGAAACGCACCCACTACCACGACATCCAGCAGAGAAG ACTGTCCATGAGCCCAGAGGAGCACAGCGAGTTCTGGAGGAAGGTGGAGTTCACTGTGGACAGAGACGTGGTGAGGACGGACCGCAGCAACAGCTTCTTCAGAGGAGAGAACAACCCCAACGTGGAGATCATGAG GCGGATTCTGCTCAACTACGCTGTGTTTAACCCGGACATGGGCTACTGCCAGGGCATGTCTGACCTGGTGGCCCCCCTGCTCACTGAGATCCAGGATGAGAGCGACACCTTCTGGTGCTTCGTCGGCCTCATGGAGAACACCATCTTCATCAGCTCGCCGCGCGATGAAGATATGGAGAGGCAGCTG ATGTACCTGCGGGAGCTGCTGCGCCTCATGCTGCCCCGCTtccaccagcacctgctcaGGCTGGGGGAGGAcggcctccagctgctcttctgcCACCGCTGGATCCTGCTGTGCTTCAAGCGCGAGTTCCCCGACACCGAGGCGCTGCGCATGTGGGAGGCCTGCTGGGCCCACTACCAG ACGGATTACTTCCACCTCTTCCTGTGCGTGGCCATCATCTGTCTCTACGGCGAGGACGTGACTGAGCAGCAGCTCGCCACCGACCAAATGCTGCTCCACTTCAGCAACCTCTCCATGCACATGAACGGGGAGCTGGTGCTACGCAAG GCCCGCAGCCTTCTCTACCAGTTCCGCCTCCTACCCAGAATCCCCTGCAGCCTTCACGACCTGTGCAAACTGTGTGGACCGGGGATGTGGGACAGCCGCTACATCCCCACCGTGGAGTGCTCCGGCGAACACCCGGACTCGCAGAGCTGCCCCTATGGAGGCACCTCCACCCCCCAGCCCTCGACGCCTACATCCACGCCCACGCCGTCGCCCTCACCAAACTCCACCACCACGCCTCCGCCGCTGGGCAAAAAAGGCTCCAAGGCCCGGGATATTTTCACCTTCCGAAAGCCGTCCTGA